The Natronoarchaeum mannanilyticum genome includes the window TACCTCGTCGAGGGCGAACTCGCCGGACTCGACGCGCCGGGCTGGTACTTCCTCCTGCTGCGTCTGGATCCGATGGCGGCCTACCGCCAGTCGATCAGCCTCCTGACCGAGCAGTACCAGTGGCCGCTGATCGGCTGGACGAACATCGTCGAGGACATCCCCGCCGAGCAGGCCGCGGGCGAGAACCTGCTGCTGACGAACCGCGTCGCCGGCGACCTGCCGTTCTATCTGACCGAGTGGTTCGGCGCCGTCGTGTTGCTGGCATGGGTCGTCGTTCCGGCGGCGCTGGGCTACTGGCGGTTCCAGCGCGCGGACCTGAACTGAGTCGGCGGTCGGCGCGCGGGGCGACATCGGCGGTCGCACGCGAGACGGCGGGACGCCGCTACGTCCGCGCCAACCCGGCACCGGCGTCGTTTCGGCCCCGACTCGACTGCATCGTTTCGGCCCTCCACGCGGCATCGTGCGTTTCGGCCCTCCACGCGGCATCGTGCGTTTCGGCCCTCCACGCGGCATCGTGCGTTTCGGCCCTCCACCCGACGGTACGCGCTTCGGCCCTCCAGTCGATTCGCGCCGTGACGATAGCGCGGCATCCGATCGCGGTAGCGCGGTATCCGATCCTCGCGCACGCTCGCTCGCGGGCACGATGAGCAATCATATAGGGGTTCGGGCGGGACTGTTGAGCATGAAACAGGCGATCGTCGCGCGGACCGACATCGACATGGGCAAGGGGAAGCTCGCAGCTCAGGTTGCCCACGCGTCGCTGTCGGCCTACGAGGACACCGGCGAGCGAGCTCGACGGGAGTGGAAAGGCGAGGGCCAGAAGAAGGTCGTGCTGAAGGAGGCCGGCGAGCAGGCGCTGTTCGAGCTGGCCGACATCGCCGA containing:
- the pth2 gene encoding peptidyl-tRNA hydrolase Pth2 gives rise to the protein MKQAIVARTDIDMGKGKLAAQVAHASLSAYEDTGERARREWKGEGQKKVVLKEAGEQALFELADIAERKGLPHAIVRDAGHTQLDPGTVTALAVGPGDEELIDEVTGDLSLY